The stretch of DNA TTTAACTTTTGCTGTATAAATCCAATTACCTTCTTTCTCGTCTTCCATATAATTACCTCGTTTTGGCTTAAAGTTAGCCATATAACATCCTCTATCATCTGATAGATAAGGTCCTCCCCATGGGTAAGTACCTGCATCTAGACCTCCTCTTGCTGCATATTCCCATTCAAATTCAGTCGGTAATCTATATTTTTTAGACTTTGGTTTGCTCTTTGATTTATTATAAATCGTTGCATTTTTCGTTCTATAAGAACAGAATGCTTGCGCTTGCCACCAATTTACACCTACTACAGGATAATCACGGTATGCATCATGCCACATGTATTCTTCATGCATTGGCTCATTAAATGAGTAATTAAAATCACGTGTCCAAACTGTTGTATCAGGATAAACAGATACTTCTTTTGAATGAATAAAGTCTTTACGACTTGCTTTTGCTTTTGCTGCAGCTTTTGTATCAACCCATTGGTATTTATATTTAATTTTTGACCAATCAATAAAACGTTCATCATCAATACGTTCTTCTGGAGCTATATACATACTTTCTAATACTTCAGCATATTCAACATCTGGATAATCTCCAGTACCCCAGTATAAAGGAACGTCCCAATTTAATTGTTTTACTTCATCATATCCTTCACCAGATCCTTTTTCTGCTATCATTTGGTAATAAGGTAAATTATCTTCTTCTTCATAATCATCCTCCATACCTACATAAGCATATTCACTAATTCCTTCACCTTCTCCACCTCCAGACTCATAAGCTCTTTCTGCTAATAAGTATCTCGCGATAGAATCACGTGTGTAGTATACAAATTGTAAATATTCTCCATTTGTAATTTCCGTTTCATCCATAAAGAAAGAAGAAACTGTTACCGTACGAGGATCTGCATCAAAATTTCCTGTAAAATCATAATCACTTTGACCTACAACAAATGATCCTGAAGGAATTCGAACCATACCTAATGGTTGTTCTAAATTCCATTTTTTTGTTGGTTTCACACCAACTAATTGACCTCTAGTCGTTCTAGAATCATATGATGTGCTACTACCACCTCCTCGGCTTCCTCCAAAACAAGAGAATAACATTGGAATTACAATTGCAATAATTAGTATTCTTTTTATAATCATATCTTTAGATATTTTCAAGTCGCAAAATTAACTACTTTTTTAGTAAATCAAAATTTCTTTTTGTTCTATTTTAACGTTCTTTGTTAAATATTATTATATTTCCTTATAAATATTTCTTATAATTTTTCCACCAACGGTCTGGAATTTCCCCTTCTATTGTTTTTAAATAGTCATTATAAGAGCATGGAATCATTCGTTTTTCAAATACATTATTTTCTTTTGATTCGTAATCCAGCTCAATCCACCAATGATCCAATTTTATATTTTTAACAAATTTAAATTCTCTATCTTCCACTGGAACGGTATAAAATAAGTAAGCATCTTTTTTTGAAAAATTTGGCATTTCTTCTCTTAAATTATATCCTTCTATAAAATACCATATCATTTGGGCTATTAAAATAGCAGTTTGATTTCGAATATCTTTTATTGGATTGTATTCAAAAACACTTAAACATGACACTTTAGAACTCATACCTGCATAACGTGTTATCGCACAAATCTCTTTCCCATCTAATCCATTAGGAATTGCATAGGAATTTGCTGGAGATTCTGAATAACGTATAGCGCTCATATCAATTGATACTAAATCACTATCTCGCAAAAAAGGTTCCGTTTCACTTATATTTTTTGATGCACTACCTAATCTTAAATATTCAAAATTCATTTGAGTTATAAGATCCATCTCTTCCTGCGAAACATAATAACTTTGATGGCCAATACCGTAAAAATTAAAAAGTTTTCGTGGTTCTTCTGTTAAAATTTGATTTAAATACGAATCGGCATTTTTTTCTTCTGAAAATAATCCTAAGTCAAATTTTCGGTCTACAGAACAGATATTCGTTGTTTTCTGAAGTTGATCATAAGCACGATAAATTGCATATGTTATATTCTGACTCCCTCCTAAAACAACAGGAATACATTTTTTTTCTATCAAATAAGAAATTATTTTTTTAACTGCAAAGTACGTATCTGAAAGGTTATTTCCTTTCTTCACATTACCTAAATCTACTATCTTTTTAGACCAATTCCCTTTAAAAAGCAGATAAAATTGTTCTCTAATTTCATTAAAGCCAACTTCAGAGAAATCTTCTTGTGTACTCCCTCTACTTTCTTCTATTCCAATTAAAACAACAGTCTCTTCTTCCAAAACATTCAGATTACCTTCGAAAAAAGTAATTGTTGAAGCTAATGAAAAAGGTTTTTCAAAATTCACCTTTTCAAAAATGGTTTTATCAATAGGAGTTAAAAGTTCTGTAATCATTATTTTTTCTTAGTCGTCTTCCTTTTTGCAGTTTTTTTCTTCTTTGGAGCACGCTCTTCAATTAGTTTTTTAGTTGCTTCTAATGTTAAAGATTGAACATCAAAATCTTTTGGTAATTCAATTTTTGTTTTCCCTTGTACAATATTGAAACGTCCCCAACGTGCCTTCTGAACTGAAATTCCTTCATCTTCCCAATTATGAATAAATTTCTCTATTTCTTTACGTTTTTTATCTTCAATTAATATTTCAATATCTTTTTGTGATAAGTTATCAAAATCATATTTTTTATTTACATTAATAAATAAATCATTCCACTTGATAAAAGGACCAAAACGTCCTGTTC from Flavobacteriaceae bacterium UJ101 encodes:
- the hutG gene encoding formimidoylglutamase (KEGG: chu:CHU_3062 formiminoglutamase), producing MITELLTPIDKTIFEKVNFEKPFSLASTITFFEGNLNVLEEETVVLIGIEESRGSTQEDFSEVGFNEIREQFYLLFKGNWSKKIVDLGNVKKGNNLSDTYFAVKKIISYLIEKKCIPVVLGGSQNITYAIYRAYDQLQKTTNICSVDRKFDLGLFSEEKNADSYLNQILTEEPRKLFNFYGIGHQSYYVSQEEMDLITQMNFEYLRLGSASKNISETEPFLRDSDLVSIDMSAIRYSESPANSYAIPNGLDGKEICAITRYAGMSSKVSCLSVFEYNPIKDIRNQTAILIAQMIWYFIEGYNLREEMPNFSKKDAYLFYTVPVEDREFKFVKNIKLDHWWIELDYESKENNVFEKRMIPCSYNDYLKTIEGEIPDRWWKNYKKYL